A stretch of Monomorium pharaonis isolate MP-MQ-018 chromosome 7, ASM1337386v2, whole genome shotgun sequence DNA encodes these proteins:
- the LOC105831336 gene encoding uncharacterized protein LOC105831336 isoform X1 — protein MDPNSLTVVELKGVLREMNCSTNGSKNELIERLKAADPSGAWMNKVRKGNPHDEQQHTQGAERLGDGNEAGGPNPTECTTILMRELEIRERERRLMERELEIVRRELDMMRSANLRDVSTPVVPSGSEEVEANSRPRVNINSVAELLPPFSGTDVDFDRWERQLRLLKATYALDDKATRLLIGSRLKGKALDWLFSKSEFLEMSLEQLLAEMKSMFRHKVSKMVLRKEFEKRIWKHGESFSEYLHDKVILANKVPVEEEDVVEYIIEGIPDTTLRDQARIQKLKSKESLLEAFEKITMRQKTGPNVPVIKKKSNNSIAKDDKASGTDDDKAARGVIRCYNCNSLGHLARNCRQPKREQGACFSCGAQGHISKNCKAAATQEKSETKEQVSNVEVMSSEGDNYIRNVKYELSNEPNCVSLELDSLFDTGSAVSFIKIKSVPHNIMRNAEGLSTRFCGINNSQLRILGAVRARMSCDGTTKDETTLLVVPNDTMKPTVILGRDALRSLGYTLQKRQDQLEACVEEILSIDVSDERDQPSHALNVNPELPITVQTEIREIYEKEYVRPERPEAPVVNAELKLELKEHQPFSVMPRRLSWTEKEVLRDLLDKLLKRKVIRVSESEYSSPIVLVKKKNGEHRMCIDYRVLNKYLLRSNYPMPLIEDQLDVLADKKYFTLLDLKDGFHHIKIAKESIKYTSFVTPLGQYECEKMPFGLKTAPLRFQKFINDVLREFIDSGDLVVYMDDFMIATSTIEHHLCVLRKVFRVLVNNLLELRIDKCKFVYTRVEYLGYIISEKGISPTKEGVEAILNFPVPKNVREVRGFVGLCSYFRKFIERFSLIAKPLYDLLKKDVAFEFKECQLRAFEELKAKLASTPILSIYNPRDSTELHCDASSHGFGAILFQKKQDLKLHPIFYYSKRTTETESRYHSFELETLAIVYALRRFRVYLHGVKFKIVTDCQSLKLTLDKRDINPRISRWALELQEFDYTVEHRKGTRMSHVDCLSRCYFVYVVEDNTLEFNLSVSQSQDASIKELQSKLEKTEDKLYEMRNGIVYRKKEGKLLFVVPSSMEASLLYKYHNELGHMGIDKVCEMINRNYWFPKIRSKVGTHIANCLKCIAYSPKSGKREGMLQAIPKEGRPFEVLHIDHFGPVVKDSPKKHVLVVVDAFTKFVKLYATKSTSSQEATNCLEQYFYNYSSPTTIISDRGRCFCSKEFDNFILDHDIKHIKVATASPQANGQAERVNRVIQPMLAKLVDSRDRKNWYKVLPQIEYALNNVPHKSTGDTPSHLLFGTNQRMKPADNVREYLESQSQNDTRDLDVIRNAAKMQICKAQEYNKTYVDKKRKKPHEYAEGDSVMVRNFESTPGTPHKLIPQFRGPYKVIKKLRNNRYVVADVDGHQVTQRPYQGVWEPANMRPWKRTDSETNHESEEDD, from the coding sequence ATGGACCCGAACAGTCTTACGGTGGTAGAACTAAAAGGCGTGCTGCGCGAGATGAACTGCTCGACGAACGGGTCCAAGAATGAGTTGATCGAGAGATTGAAAGCCGCAGATCCGTCCGGGGCATGGATGAACAAGGTGAGGAAGGGGAATCCTCACGACGAACAGCAACATACGCAAGGTGCAGAGAGGTTAGGGGACGGAAACGAAGCAGGAGGACCGAACCCTACCGAATGTACCACCATCCTGATGCGTGAGTTGGAGAtacgtgagagagagaggcgccTGATGGAGCGAGAGTTGGAAATCGTCCGTCGGGAACTGGATATGATGCGAAGTGCTAACCTGCGAGATGTGTCCACACCTGTTGTGCCTTCCGGGTCAGAAGAGGTAGAAGCTAACTCTAGGCCCAGGGTAAATATCAATTCGGTCGCCGAGTTATTACCACCTTTCAGCGGAACAGACGTAGACTTTGATCGATGGGAGCGTCAACTGAGGCTGCTCAAAGCAACGTATGCGCTAGATGATAAAGCAACGAGATTATTGATTGGCTCAAGGCTCAAAGGTAAAGCGCTTGACTGGCTATTCTCgaaatctgaatttttagaGATGTCTTTAGAACAGCTGCTGGCGGAAATGAAGAGTATGTTTCGACACAAGGTTAGCAAGATGGTCCTCAGGAAGGAGTTTGAGAAGCGCATATGGAAGCATGGAGAATCATTCAGCGAATATCTCCACGACAAAGTAATTTTGGCGAATAAGGTTCCtgtagaagaagaagacgtcgtggaatatattatagaagggATACCCGATACTACACTGAGGGACCAAGCTCGTATTCAAAAGCTCAAGTCCAAAGAAAGTTTACTGGAGGCCTTTGAAAAAATCACGATGCGACAGAAGACCGGACCAAATGTTCCCGTTATCAAGAAGAAGTCGAATAATTCCATTGCCAAAGATGATAAGGCTAGCGGCACAGACGACGATAAGGCGGCGAGAGGGGTCATTCGCTGCTACAACTGCAACAGTCTAGGACACCTGGCAAGGAATTGCAGGCAGCCGAAAAGGGAGCAAGGTGCCTGCTTTAGCTGCGGTGCTCAGGGCCACATCTCGAAGAATTGTAAAGCCGCCGCAACCCAGGAGAAATCAGAGACCAAGGAGCAAGTGTCAAACGTAGAGGTTATGTCTTCAGAAGGAGACAACTATATACGGAACGTAAAGTACGAACTGTCAAACGAACCTAATTGCGTGAGTTTAGAACTTGATTCGTTATTCGATACCGGAAGCGCCGtaagttttatcaaaataaagtcTGTACCCCATAATATTATGCGAAATGCGGAAGGGTTAAGTACCCGATTTTGTGGAATCAATAATTCTCAACTAAGAATTTTAGGTGCTGTAAGAGCGAGAATGTCCTGTGATGGTACAACTAAGGACGAGACTACCCTGTTGGTAGTCCCGAACGATACTATGAAGCCGACAGTAATTCTGGGACGTGATGCGCTGCGATCGCTAGGTTACACTCTGCAAAAGCGCCAGGATCAATTGGAGGCATGTGTGGAAGAAATTTTAAGTATCGATGTATCTGACGAAAGGGATCAACCGTCCCATGCGTTGAACGTCAACCCGGAATTGCCAATAACTGTACAAACCGAGATACGCGAAATTTATGAGAAGGAGTACGTAAGGCCAGAGCGTCCTGAAGCTCCAGTGGTAAACGCGGAATTAAAGCTAGAGTTAAAAGAACACCAACCCTTCTCTGTCATGCCTAGACGTTTATCATGGACAGAGAAAGAGGTTTTGCGAGATTTGTTagataaattacttaaaagaaaGGTAATTAGGGTTAGTGAATCTGAGTATTCATCACCTATAGTTTTagtcaaaaagaaaaacggaGAACATAGAATGTGTATCGATTACCGCGTGCTGAACAAGTACCTACTGCGTAGTAATTATCCTATGCCTTTGATCGAGGATCAGCTAGACGTCTTAGCGGATAAGAAGTACTTTACTTTACTCGATCTTAAGGATGGCTTCCACCATATAAAAATCGCGAAAGAGTCAATTAAATACACGTCGTTCGTGACGCCGTTAGGGCAATACGAGTGTGAAAAAATGCCGTTCGGGCTTAAAACGGCCCCTTtaagatttcaaaaattcattaatGACGTTTTACGTGAATTTATTGATTCAGGTGACCTGGTGGTCTACATGGATGACTTTATGATTGCGACATCTACTATTGAACATCATCTCTGTGTATTGCGCAAAGTGTTTCGGGTATTAGTCAATAACCTGCTAGAATTAAGAATAGACAAATGTAAGTTTGTATACACTAGGGTAGAGTATTTAGGCTACATCATTTCGGAAAAGGGCATAAGTCCGACGAAGGAAGGAGTCGAAGCCATACTTAACTTTCCTGTGCCTAAGAACGTCAGAGAAGTACGAGGGTTTGTAGGACTATGCTCTTACTTTAGAAAGTTTATTGAGAGGTTTTCCTTGATAGCTAAACCCCTTTATGATTTGTTGAAGAAAGATGTTGCTTTTGAGTTTAAGGAGTGCCAATTGAGGGCGTTTGAAGAATTGAAGGCTAAGCTGGCTTCTACTCCTATCCTATCCATTTACAATCCACGAGATAGCACGGAACTGCATTGTGACGCTAGCTCTCATGGATTCGGCGCGATTTTGTTCCAGAAAAAGCAAGACCTAAAGTTACACCCCATTTTCTATTACTCAAAGAGAACAACGGAAACCGAAAGTAGATACCATAGTTTCGAGCTGGAGACACTAGCAATAGTATATGCGTTGCGAAGATTTCGGGTGTATTTGCATGGTGTGAAGTTTAAAATTGTTACGGACTGCCAATCTTTAAAGCTGACCCTGGACAAAAGGGACATTAACCCACGTATTTCTAGGTGGGCCTTGGAGTTGCAAGAGTTCGACTATACAGTAGAGCATCGTAAGGGAACGAGGATGAGTCATGTAGATTGTTTGAGCAGATGCTATTTTGTTTATGTCGTCGAGGATAATACtcttgaatttaatttatcagtgAGTCAGAGTCAGGACGCCAGCATTAAGGAGTTGCAGTCTAAGCTAGAAAAAACCGAAGATAAGTTATACGAGATGCGAAATGGTATTGTATATCgaaaaaaggaaggaaagCTGTTGTTCGTTGTGCCTAGTAGTATGGAAGCGAGCCTTCTGTATAAGTATCACAATGAGTTAGGACATATGGGGATAGATAAGgtgtgcgaaatgattaacCGGAACTATTGGTTTCCAAAAATTCGAAGTAAAGTCGGAACGCATATCGCGAATTGTCTAAAGTGTATTGCGTACTCTCCAAAGTCGGGAAAAAGGGAAGGAATGTTACAAGCAATTCCCAAGGAAGGTCGACCTTTTGAAGTGCTTCATATTGATCACTTTGGTCCGGTAGTGAAAGATTCCCCAAAGAAGCATGTGTTAGTAGTCGTGGATGCTTTTACGAAATTCGTCAAATTATACGCCACCAAGTCGACCTCGAGTCAGGAAGCTACAAATTGCTTGGAACAGTACTTCTATAACTATAGTAGCCCAACAACTATAATCTCTGATCGCGGGAGATGTTTTTGTTCAAAGGAGTTcgacaattttatattggaTCACGACATTAAACACATAAAGGTAGCGACAGCTTCGCCTCAAGCTAATGGCCAGGCTGAGCGCGTGAACCGAGTTATACAGCCTATGTTGGCTAAACTAGTTGATAGTAGAGACCGGAAAAATTGGTATAAGGTGTTACCACAAATCGAATACGCGTTGAACAACGTACCCCATAAATCCACTGGGGATACGCCTAGTCACCTACTGTTTGGTACAAATCAGCGTATGAAACCTGCGGATAATGTGCGAGAATACCTCGAAAGTCAGTCTCAGAATGACACACGCGATTTAGATGTAATTAGAAACGCAGCTAAGATGCAAATTTGTAAGGCTCAGGAATATAACAAAACCTATGTTGACAAGAAGCGAAAGAAACCGCACGAGTATGCTGAAGGTGATTCTGTGATGGTACGGAACTTTGAGAGCACACCTGGTACCCCACACAAGTTGATTCCGCAGTTTCGAGGGCCCTATAAAGTCATTAAAAAGTTACGTAATAACCGATACGTTGTAGCGGACGTAGATGGTCATCAGGTGACTCAAAGACCGTATCAAGGCGTGTGGGAGCCTGCTAATATGCGTCCGTGGAAAAGAACCGATAGCGAGACGAACCATGAAAGCGAGGAGGATGATTAA